In the genome of Streptomyces sp. SAI-127, the window GAAACCTTGGGCGGAACTCGGTGTACGGGTCGCGGCAGGTTCCTCGGTCAAGCCCTGAGCGACCGGGAGCAGACCGCTGAGGCGAAGAGGCGAGCAGAGCCCGCGTCGCACGCCGCAGCGCCCGCCAGGGCGCTCGATCCACACGATACCGGATCGGCGCTCGCACGGATGGTGCCGAGGGTGCCCTCGGCACTGGGCAGGCACCTGCAGTCGCGGTCGGCGCGCATGATGAGTGAGTAAGCACTGGGCGTCTACGGCAGAGCAATGACTGTCCGGGCAACGGGTATCACCCCTGACATGGCACTCATCCTGGTGACCGGCGCAGCCGGTGGGCTCGGGCGCGACACGGCGGACGCCTTGGCCGACGACGGGCACGACGTCGTCGTCCACGTCCGGAGCCCGGCCCGGCTCGGCGGCGCGGAGGACACCGGCCGGTGGAAGGGCGTCATCACGGGGGACCTCTCCGATCTCGACGAGATCCGCGACGTCGCCCGGCAGGCGGGCGCGTTCGGCCGCTTCGACACCGTCATCCACAACGCCGGCACCATGAACACCCGTGACGCGGGCACGGTCAACACGGTCGCGCCCTATGTGCTGACGGCCCTGATGGCCAAGCCGGCCAGGCTCGTCCACCTCAGCAGCTCCATGCACCGCACCGGCTCCACCGATCTGCGACGGCTGGCCGCAGGTTCCGCGTCCTACGACGACAGCAAGCTGTGGGTCACCACCCTCGCGCTCGCCGTCGCGTCCCGGTGGGAAGGGACCACGAGCCACGCGGTCGACCCCGGGTGGGTGCCCACACGGATGGGCGGCGCCGGCGCACCGGACGATCTGACCGAAGGGCACCGGACACAGGTCTGGCTCGCCACGCACGACGACGTGACGCCGAGCACCGGCGGCTACTGGTTCCACCGGCAGACGCAGACACCGCACCCGGCGGCCCGGGACGAAGAGTTCCAGGCGCGCCTCATCCGGTTCCTGGAGAGGCACACAGGCGTTCCGCTCGACTGACGCGAGCCGGCAGCGGTGTGCACAGCACAAAATGGATAGGGCAGTCCGATTGCTAGGGTGGCCGACATGACCCCTGGCGCACAGCATCCCGACGGCCCCGCCGCTCAGCCGCTGCGCAGTGACGCCGAGCGCAACCGGGAGCGGATCATCGCCGCCGCCCGCACGGTGTTCGCGCGCGACGGCCTGAACGCCTCCATGGCCTCCGTGGCCCGCGAGGCGGGCGTGGGGATCGCGACGATGTTCCGCCGCTTCCCCACGAAGGAGGAACTGGTCGACGCCGTCTTCTCCGACCGCATGGGTGCCTATGTCGACGTGGTCACCGCCGCCCTGGACGACCCCGACCCGTGGAACGGGTTCGTGGGGTACATCGAGACCGCCTGCGCGATGCAGGCCGCCGACAACGGCTTCGCCGACGTCCTGACCATGACCTTCCCGACCGCCAAGGTCCTGGAGGAGCGCCGCAACCGGGCGTACGAGGGCATGCTGGTCCTCATCGACCGCGCCAAGGCCACCGGCCGCCTGCGCGAGGACTTCGACCCCTCGGACCTGGTGCTGATCCACATGGCCAACGCCGGCGTCGTCAACGCCACCGGCGACGCCGCCCCGGACGCCTGGCGACGCGTCGTCGCCCTGATCATCCAGTCCCTCGAGGCCCCGGCGCGCGGCCCCCTGCCCGCCTCACCCGGGCACGAACCCCTCTACAAGGCCATGCTCCGCGCCGGCCAGGGCACCTCCGCACCGCCCTCGGGCAAGAGCGGCTGACCTCGGGGGCGTCAGAGGAGGGGGACCCGGGTGAAGTGGCTCGCCGCGCGGAGTTCGGTCTCCACGCGGGTCGCCGTGAGACGCAGTTCCGGGAGGATCTCCGCCACGCACTCCTCGGCCGTGCGGCCCGCCGCGTGCAGGGCCACGTTCACGGCGGCGACCACCCGGCCCGTACGGTCGCGGACAGGGACCGCGATGGTACGAAGGCCGTCCTCCCAGTTCTCGTCGAGCAGGGCGTAGCCCTGGGTGCGGACGCGGTCGAGGTCGGCGGGGCCCTCCCTGTCGGCCAGCAGGACCCGGCCCAGGGAGGTCGCCGAGGCCGGCAGGCGGGTGCCGGTCCTGATGTCCACGCCCATGATCCGGGGGGACACGGCCCTCGCCGTGTACTGGATCTCCGCCCCCTCGCCCGATCCCGGCGGCACCAGGACCGCCAGTGCCGTCGACTCCCGCACCCGTGCCGAGAGGTCGGCCAGGTGCGGGGCCGCGATGCGCGGGAGGGTCGTACGGGAGAGGGGCGGGAAGCCCAGGGACAGGACCCGGGGGGTCAGGCCGAAGGTCCGGGACTCCGGCTGCTGGCGGACCAGCCCCAGGTGTTCGTAGGTGATCAGGGCCCGGCGGGCCGTCGCCCTGGCCAGGCCGGTCGCCCGTGCCACGTCCGTCAGGGTCAGCGCGGCCCTGCCCTCGCCGAACGCCGTCAGGACCGTCAGGCCGCGGGCGAGGGACTCGATGAACTCCCGGCCCAGTTCGTTCTTGGCCGCGCCGATCCAGGAGGCCGATCCCGAGGGGGGCGGGCCGGGGTCCGGGTCCGGGGCGGACGCCAGTTCGCGTTCCATCTCCGCCACCGTCGCCCGCAGCCGCGGCAAGAGGGTCTCGCGCAGGTCCGTCGCGGTGTGGCGGCTGGTGTGGCTCACGACGTTCGCCACGCAGGCGATCCGGGCCGTGCGCGGGTCCCGTACGGGGACGGAGACCGCCACCAGCCCCGGCTCGATCAGCTGGTCGTCCAGCGCCCAGCCGTCCCTTCCCGCCTGCGCCGCCTTCGCCTCGAACTCCCCCTGCCCGGCGGGGAGTTCCCGAGGCGGTACGGCGGGAAAGCCCCGGTCCTCCGGGTCCGCGGCCCGGCGTTCGCGCCAGGCCCGCCAGTCGGCGTCGGTCCACTCGGATGCGAACAGGGGCCCAGGGGCGGTGCGTTCGGCGGGGAGCAGGTCACCGATGCGGAAGCTCAGGGACATCGCGCGGCGGCGGGTGGCCTGGTGGATGAAGCGGATGCCGTCGCGGTCGGCGACGGCCAGCGACACCGACTCGTCCAGTTCGTCGGCGAGGGCGTCGGCCCGCCCGGACAGCAGAGCGGGCAGGCGCAGGGCGGCGAGATAGGCGTTGCCGAGTTCCATCAGCCGGGGGGTGATCACCGCGTCCCGGCCGTCCAGGCGGACGTATCCCATGCGGGCCAGCGTGGAGGTGATGCGGTCGACCGTGGAACGCGCGAGGCCCGTCGCCCGCTCCAGACCGCTCGGGCTCAGCGTCCCGCCCGCCTCGGTCAGCTCCCGCAGCACCCCGACCCCCCGGATCAGCGGCGCGACCGCCTCGGCCGGCACTGCGGACTCCGGCACCGGCAGGGATGTGGTCGTGTCAGCGGGCATCGGTTCTCCGGTACGGCGGTCGCGGGACGCCTACGGTAATCCGAACGCCGGTCACGGCACGCCCACGGCCACCCGGCTCGGCACCTTCGCCCCGCGCCTACTCCCGCGTGACCCGCACCCGGTAGTCGCCGTCCCCGTCCTCCCCCACCACCCGCACCCGGACCCCCTGGCCCGGATCCCGGAACTCCTCGCCGACCGCGAACGACGCGTCCGAGAGTTCCGCGTGGACGTTGGGGCTCCGCGTGCACCCCCCGCTGTTGCGCCGCGAGTCGTACACCCGCACCGGGCCCCGCCCGGTGTCCACGTCCGCGTCGACCTTGTAGACGAGGACCCCCGGCCGGCACACCGTCTCGTCGTTGCCCTCGCGGGTGCGGAGTTCGACCGCGTAGCCGGTGCGGCTGCCCAGGGGAAGGAAGAGGAGTTTGGTGCCGAGTCCGGGCCGGGCCAGCGGGGTCAGGGTGTACTCCGAAGTGCCGTGCGCGGTCACGCAGTTGACCTGCGTCGCGGCCAGCCAGCCCAGCTTCCACTTGTGCCAGCCGAGGAGGTCGTTGTTGGCGCCCCAGTCCTCGCTCATGATGTCCCAGTGGCCGACCGCGCCCCCGCCCGCCTGGGTGTAGAGGTCGGGCAGGCCGAATACATGGCCGTTCTCGTGGGGCAGGACCCGGTAGCCGGTCCGCGCGTAGGAGCCGGAGCCGTCGTCCTGGCGGGAGTAGACGAAGGAGGCGTTGGCGACCGGGACACCGTCGGCGACCGGGGCGTCGATGTTGCCCGCGAAGCTCACCGACAGGACCGTGTCGAGGGCGGAGGGACCGGCGTTGGGGGTCACCAGCACGTTCAGGAAGTCGTAGGAGCGGAAGTCCACCTGGGGATCGGCGGCGGCCACGAGGTCCTGGACCAGTCGGCGGTAGCCCGGGTCGAAGGGGGCGCCGCGCTCTATGCCGTAGGCCTGGAACGACTTCGGCATGCGCAGCCAGTCGGTGATCGGGGCCTCGGGACGGTAGTCGAGACGGCCGTAGGAACTGGTGCGGAACCAGTCCTGGGTCTGCGGGAAGAACTCCCGGAACCGGTCGAGCGCGGCCCCGGAGCCGGGTGCGTCGGAGAAGTCGATCATCAGGGTGAGGGCGTGGACGGTGCCGGTGGAGCGGGAGTAGCCGCCGGGTGTGGGCAGGCCCTCGGACATCTGGACGGCCGGGCCGCCGCTGATCAGACAGGCGCCGTGGGCGTCGGAGCGGGTCACGGCGATCGGACCGGCGGTCGTGGTATCCGGAGCGAGGCGCTCGGTGCCGGCCGAGGTGCTGACCGCGAGGGTCAGCGCGGTCACGAACACGAGGGCGGCGGCACGGCGCGGGCGTATGCGACGACTGGTCCACGGCATGCGGGCACCCTTCGGAGCGCGGCAGCCGCTGGTCACAAGGCTGCACCTTTTCGATCACCCTCTGCCGGGGGAGGGGCCGACGCGCGCTGGAGGAGACCGAACGTGGGTACCGCCAGACCTGTGACTCAGGTCACAACATGTTTTCTCCTCAACCCGAAATAACCGGGGAGCGTCTCCCCGTTTAGACGTGTGTCCGAGCGAAACGGGGACCGAATCCCCGGATCGCAAAACCAGACCCCGAGGGGAGAGCACCGTGACCGCCACGACGACCGCGCAGCGCAAGGCGCCCCGGCCCCGCGCCGACGCCCTGCGCAACCGCGAGCGGATCGTCACCGCCGCCAGCGAGATGTTCACCGAGTTCGGCCCCGACGTGCCGCTCGACGAGATCGCCCGCCGGGCCGGCGTGGGCAACGCCACGGTGTACCGCAACTTCCCCGACCGCGACGCGCTCGTCCGTGAGGTCGTCTGCTCCGTCCTGGACCGGACGGCGGAGGCGGCCGAGCTCGCGCTCGCGGCGACCGGGGACGCCTTCGGCGCGCTGGAGCGCTTCGTGCACACCGCCGCCGACGAGCGGATCACCGCACTGTGCCCGATGGTCCAGGGCACCTTCGACCAGTACCACCCCGACCTGGTGGCCGCACGGGTACGCATCGAGCAGCTCGTCGAGCAGCTCATGGACCGGGCCAGGGCGGCCGGTCAGCTGCGCGGCGACGTGAGCGTCGGTGACCTGATGGTCGCCGTGGCCCAGCTGTCCCGGCCCCCGGCCGGCACCGGCTGCCTCACCCTCGACGGGTTCGTGCACCGCACTCTTCAGCTGTTCCTGGACGGACTGCGGGCCCCGGCCCGGTCCCATCTGCCGGGTGCGGCGCTGACCATGGAGGACCTCCGCCAGGCCTGATCCGACGAGAACCGATTAGTTCAGAGCGCGAGAACAGTCACTTACCACGACTTTCGACCGGCCGTCACCGAAGACGGACCGTCCCCTCAAGACATCTTTTTTCCGTCCCGAAGTACCGGAGTGGGTACCCCCATGTCTGAAACAGCCGCAAAGGCTCCCGGCGCACCGGCCACGTCCGGTGACGCCAACCGCTGGAAAGCGCTCGTCTTCATCGCGCTCGCCCAGCTGATGGTCGTCCTC includes:
- a CDS encoding IclR family transcriptional regulator C-terminal domain-containing protein, which encodes MPADTTTSLPVPESAVPAEAVAPLIRGVGVLRELTEAGGTLSPSGLERATGLARSTVDRITSTLARMGYVRLDGRDAVITPRLMELGNAYLAALRLPALLSGRADALADELDESVSLAVADRDGIRFIHQATRRRAMSLSFRIGDLLPAERTAPGPLFASEWTDADWRAWRERRAADPEDRGFPAVPPRELPAGQGEFEAKAAQAGRDGWALDDQLIEPGLVAVSVPVRDPRTARIACVANVVSHTSRHTATDLRETLLPRLRATVAEMERELASAPDPDPGPPPSGSASWIGAAKNELGREFIESLARGLTVLTAFGEGRAALTLTDVARATGLARATARRALITYEHLGLVRQQPESRTFGLTPRVLSLGFPPLSRTTLPRIAAPHLADLSARVRESTALAVLVPPGSGEGAEIQYTARAVSPRIMGVDIRTGTRLPASATSLGRVLLADREGPADLDRVRTQGYALLDENWEDGLRTIAVPVRDRTGRVVAAVNVALHAAGRTAEECVAEILPELRLTATRVETELRAASHFTRVPLL
- a CDS encoding SDR family NAD(P)-dependent oxidoreductase; this encodes MALILVTGAAGGLGRDTADALADDGHDVVVHVRSPARLGGAEDTGRWKGVITGDLSDLDEIRDVARQAGAFGRFDTVIHNAGTMNTRDAGTVNTVAPYVLTALMAKPARLVHLSSSMHRTGSTDLRRLAAGSASYDDSKLWVTTLALAVASRWEGTTSHAVDPGWVPTRMGGAGAPDDLTEGHRTQVWLATHDDVTPSTGGYWFHRQTQTPHPAARDEEFQARLIRFLERHTGVPLD
- a CDS encoding M6 family metalloprotease domain-containing protein, translating into MPWTSRRIRPRRAAALVFVTALTLAVSTSAGTERLAPDTTTAGPIAVTRSDAHGACLISGGPAVQMSEGLPTPGGYSRSTGTVHALTLMIDFSDAPGSGAALDRFREFFPQTQDWFRTSSYGRLDYRPEAPITDWLRMPKSFQAYGIERGAPFDPGYRRLVQDLVAAADPQVDFRSYDFLNVLVTPNAGPSALDTVLSVSFAGNIDAPVADGVPVANASFVYSRQDDGSGSYARTGYRVLPHENGHVFGLPDLYTQAGGGAVGHWDIMSEDWGANNDLLGWHKWKLGWLAATQVNCVTAHGTSEYTLTPLARPGLGTKLLFLPLGSRTGYAVELRTREGNDETVCRPGVLVYKVDADVDTGRGPVRVYDSRRNSGGCTRSPNVHAELSDASFAVGEEFRDPGQGVRVRVVGEDGDGDYRVRVTRE
- a CDS encoding TetR/AcrR family transcriptional regulator: MTATTTAQRKAPRPRADALRNRERIVTAASEMFTEFGPDVPLDEIARRAGVGNATVYRNFPDRDALVREVVCSVLDRTAEAAELALAATGDAFGALERFVHTAADERITALCPMVQGTFDQYHPDLVAARVRIEQLVEQLMDRARAAGQLRGDVSVGDLMVAVAQLSRPPAGTGCLTLDGFVHRTLQLFLDGLRAPARSHLPGAALTMEDLRQA
- a CDS encoding TetR/AcrR family transcriptional regulator; amino-acid sequence: MTPGAQHPDGPAAQPLRSDAERNRERIIAAARTVFARDGLNASMASVAREAGVGIATMFRRFPTKEELVDAVFSDRMGAYVDVVTAALDDPDPWNGFVGYIETACAMQAADNGFADVLTMTFPTAKVLEERRNRAYEGMLVLIDRAKATGRLREDFDPSDLVLIHMANAGVVNATGDAAPDAWRRVVALIIQSLEAPARGPLPASPGHEPLYKAMLRAGQGTSAPPSGKSG